The following is a genomic window from Candidatus Hinthialibacter antarcticus.
GACGACCGGGACTGGGAGGCTTTCGGCGGCGTCCCGGTGCGTTACAACAGCCAGGGGACGCTGCAATCGAACACGCTGTCCAGCGGCGGCTTTTCAACTTCCACCGAACCCACCGGCCGCAAACGCTATTTAATTTTGGCCGTGCGTGTAGAGAAGTAGAGGGCGGCCTCGCCGCCTTTTTGTGTTGTATCTAGATGAGTGGCAAGGGCAAGGCTGAATAAAATGAAGCCAGCCCTTGATGCAAACCATGCTGATTTTTGCAATGAAAGAATGATGAAATCAAAACGTAACATGAGTGTCATTACGAGGGAGCCCGCCACAGCGGACGACCGAAGTAATCTCTCGTATTGATACCGGGATTGCTTCGCTCTGCTCGCAATGACACAAACAATAGGCGCAGGCAGGAGGCTGGGTGAGGGGTGTCCGATAACGCTGCTACACAGCGAAAAGCCAATTTACTAGAGCGCCGTTGTCCACAACGGCATTCACCGATACGAGTATAGGCAGGCTCCTGGTGAGCCGCATGAAAAGAAAACGCGTTGCACCCGAATCCCCCCGGCGTTTGCAACGCCACCCCCCTTATTAAGGGGGGGCCAGGGGGGATCAATCGAAGCAGCCCACCGGATAGAACTAGCGGTGGGCAATAAAAAAAAGGGCGCGGAATCCGCGCCCTTTTCGATGGCAGTTGATAATGCGCAGAACGGCTTACGCCGCGCCGCGCTGATGAATTTTGTCTTTGCGGTTTTCCACAATCTCTTCGGCGATGCTGTTCGGAACGGCCTCGTAATGCTCAAACTGCATGCTGAACGAACCGCGCCCCGAGGTGATGGTACGCAGTTCGGTCGCGTAACCAAACATTTCCGCCAGCGGAACCATCGCCTTAATGATGTTGGCGTTGCCGAGCGCGTCCATGCCTTGGATGCGTCCGCGCTTGCCTGACAGGTTGCCGTTGACCGAACCGGCGTATTCAGACGGCGTGGTGACCGAAACGCGCATGACCGGCTCTAACAATTGCGGTTTCGATTTCATAAACGCTTCCCTGAAGGCCTGGCTCGCGCACGTACGGAACGCGCGTTCGGACGAGTCAACGTCGTGATACGAACCATCATAAAGCGTCGCTTTGACGTCAACGATGGGGTACCCCGCAAAACAGCCGCGCTTCATCACGTCGATCATGCCCTTTTCAACCGCAGGGATGTATTCGCGTGGAATCGAACCGCCCACGATTTTATTAATGAACTCAAATCCATCGCCCGCCGGATTCGGTTCCAGTTTAAATGTAACGTGAGCGAAGTCGCCCTTACCGCCAGACTGTTTCACGTAGCGGTGGTTCATGTCGTACTCTTTGGTCATGGTTTCGCGGTAAGCGACCTCAGGACGGCCAACCGTCGCCGAAACCCCGAATTCGCGTTTTAAGCGGTCCACCAGAATGTCGAGGTGAAGTTCGCCCATGCCCGCGATGACGGTTTCGCCGTCGGCTTCGCCGGAACTGACCACAAAGGTCGGGTCTTCTTCGGCCAACTTGCCAAGGCCGATGCCGAGTTTGTCGCTGTCGCCTTTTGATTCAGGCTGAATGCTGACCGCGATAACCGGCGCCGGAAACTCAATGGCTTCGAGAACCACCGGATGGTTCACATCGCAAAGCGTGTCGCCGGTTGTGGTGTCGCTCAGCCCGACCGCAACGCCAATGTCGCCGCAGTCAATCTGGTCTTTTTGCTCTTGCTTAATCGCGTGCATCTGCAAGAGGCGGCCAATGCGCTGTTTGTTGCCCTTCGTAGAGTTCATAATGTATGAACCCGCCATCATGGTGCCTGAATA
Proteins encoded in this region:
- the fusA gene encoding elongation factor G yields the protein MAAKVPLERVRNIGIMAHIDAGKTTVTERILFYTGKSHKIGEVHDGEATMDWMDQERERGITITSAATTCFWRDHRVNIIDTPGHVDFTVEVERSLRVLDGAIALFCGVAGVEPQTETVWRQAQKYEVPVIGFVNKMDRAGADFFRVLDCMQKQLSANPVPIVIPMMNDDGLDGVIDLIHNVAHYYDDMAGDKRHDEPVPAEYKEERDKWLKYLIEKVSETDEKLLEKFCEGEEISTQELMDGIRRATLARTITPTLCGTAFKNKGVKRLLDAVVDFLPSPVDLPPVIGLHNDKEVSRSADPDGPVAALAFKVMTDKHMGKMVFFRVYSGTMMAGSYIMNSTKGNKQRIGRLLQMHAIKQEQKDQIDCGDIGVAVGLSDTTTGDTLCDVNHPVVLEAIEFPAPVIAVSIQPESKGDSDKLGIGLGKLAEEDPTFVVSSGEADGETVIAGMGELHLDILVDRLKREFGVSATVGRPEVAYRETMTKEYDMNHRYVKQSGGKGDFAHVTFKLEPNPAGDGFEFINKIVGGSIPREYIPAVEKGMIDVMKRGCFAGYPIVDVKATLYDGSYHDVDSSERAFRTCASQAFREAFMKSKPQLLEPVMRVSVTTPSEYAGSVNGNLSGKRGRIQGMDALGNANIIKAMVPLAEMFGYATELRTITSGRGSFSMQFEHYEAVPNSIAEEIVENRKDKIHQRGAA